The Alteripontixanthobacter sp. genome has a window encoding:
- the folD gene encoding bifunctional methylenetetrahydrofolate dehydrogenase/methenyltetrahydrofolate cyclohydrolase FolD, which yields MSAQIIDGKAFALKLREKVGTLAAEFEAKAGRKAGLAVVLVGDDAASQVYVRSKGKATLAANMASFTHLLDDNTVQPDLLDLIRQLNDDPAVDGILVQLPLPAHLDEQAIISAISPDKDVDGFHVINAGRLSVGQNGFVPCTPLGCMMLLTDRLGDLSGLEAVVIGRSNIVGKPMAQLLLDANATVTIAHSRTKDLPTVVSRADIVVAAAGRAEMVKADWLKEGATVIDVGINRLDPEPGDTKGRLVGDVAFGEASQKAAAITPVPGGVGPMTIAVLLRNTLVAAHRNARLDVPDEL from the coding sequence ATGAGTGCACAGATCATCGACGGAAAGGCCTTTGCGCTCAAACTGCGCGAGAAGGTCGGCACGCTCGCGGCAGAATTCGAAGCCAAGGCGGGCCGCAAGGCAGGCCTTGCCGTGGTGCTGGTGGGGGACGATGCGGCCAGCCAGGTCTATGTCCGTTCCAAGGGCAAGGCCACTTTGGCGGCCAATATGGCCAGCTTCACGCATCTGCTCGACGACAACACCGTCCAGCCGGACCTGCTGGACTTGATCCGCCAGCTCAATGACGATCCGGCGGTGGACGGTATTCTCGTCCAGCTTCCGCTGCCCGCACATCTGGACGAGCAGGCGATCATCTCCGCGATTTCGCCGGACAAGGATGTCGACGGGTTTCACGTAATCAATGCCGGCCGGCTGTCGGTCGGCCAGAATGGCTTCGTGCCTTGCACCCCGCTGGGCTGCATGATGCTGCTGACCGACCGCTTGGGCGATTTGTCCGGGCTGGAGGCGGTGGTGATCGGCCGGTCCAACATCGTCGGCAAGCCGATGGCGCAATTGCTGCTCGATGCAAATGCCACAGTGACCATCGCGCATAGCCGCACCAAGGATCTGCCCACGGTGGTGAGCCGTGCAGATATCGTGGTGGCCGCTGCTGGCCGGGCGGAAATGGTCAAGGCGGACTGGCTGAAGGAAGGCGCCACGGTCATCGATGTGGGCATCAACCGGCTCGATCCCGAACCCGGTGACACCAAGGGCCGGCTGGTTGGCGATGTGGCGTTTGGCGAAGCATCGCAGAAGGCCGCGGCCATCACGCCTGTTCCCGGCGGTGTCGGCCCGATGACCATCGCGGTGTTGCTGCGCAATACGCTGGTCGCGGCGCACCGCAATGCCCGGCTGGATGTCCCGGACGAACTTTAG
- a CDS encoding YggT family protein has protein sequence MFLLTIYEILSVLANVLIMLVIVQFVIGLLFAFNVVSQSNQFATAIYNSINALLDPVLRPVRRILPSTGAIDFSPLVLIIGIQLLMIVIRNVALATV, from the coding sequence GTGTTCCTCCTGACAATTTACGAAATCCTGTCCGTTCTGGCGAATGTTCTGATCATGCTGGTGATCGTGCAATTCGTGATCGGATTGCTGTTCGCATTCAACGTGGTCAGCCAGTCCAACCAGTTTGCCACGGCCATCTACAATTCGATCAACGCGCTGCTCGATCCGGTGCTCAGGCCGGTGCGGCGTATCCTGCCCTCTACCGGAGCGATCGATTTCAGTCCGCTGGTCCTGATCATCGGCATCCAGCTGCTGATGATCGTGATCCGCAATGTCGCGCTCGCCACGGTCTGA
- the argB gene encoding acetylglutamate kinase has translation MTGTENTRLTAKAKVLIEALPYFQQYAGRSFVVKYGGHAMGDEAAAREFAQDIVLLKAVGINPVVVHGGGPQIGEMLNKLGVKTEFVDGLRVTDKSTAEVAEMVLSGAINKQLVGWIAGAGGKALGVSGKDGNLVTARKLERTVRDPDSNIERALDLGFVGEPAHVDTTILDTAVSAGMIPIIAPIAAGEDGHTYNINADTMAGAIAGALGAARLFLLTDVAGVLDKQGTLLTDLDPARIAELQQDGTISGGMIPKLETCVAAVEAGCEAAVVLDGRVPHAMLLEFFTERGAGTLIRA, from the coding sequence ATGACCGGAACCGAAAATACCAGACTGACCGCCAAGGCCAAGGTGCTGATCGAGGCGCTGCCCTATTTCCAGCAATATGCCGGACGCAGCTTCGTGGTGAAATATGGCGGCCATGCGATGGGCGACGAGGCTGCGGCACGCGAATTTGCACAAGATATCGTGCTGCTGAAAGCGGTCGGGATCAATCCGGTGGTGGTGCATGGCGGAGGCCCGCAAATCGGCGAGATGCTGAACAAGCTGGGCGTGAAGACCGAATTCGTCGACGGGTTGCGCGTGACCGACAAGTCCACCGCCGAAGTTGCCGAGATGGTCCTGTCCGGCGCGATCAACAAGCAGTTGGTCGGCTGGATCGCAGGGGCGGGTGGCAAGGCGCTGGGCGTGTCGGGCAAGGATGGAAACCTGGTCACCGCGCGCAAGCTGGAGCGGACCGTTCGCGATCCGGACAGTAATATCGAGCGTGCGCTGGACCTTGGCTTCGTGGGCGAGCCGGCCCACGTCGATACGACCATCCTGGATACTGCGGTGTCTGCCGGGATGATCCCCATCATCGCGCCGATTGCTGCGGGCGAGGATGGCCATACCTACAATATCAACGCCGACACGATGGCGGGCGCGATTGCCGGGGCACTGGGAGCGGCGCGGCTGTTCCTGCTGACCGACGTGGCGGGGGTGCTGGACAAGCAGGGCACGTTGCTGACCGATCTGGACCCGGCGCGGATTGCCGAATTGCAGCAGGACGGCACGATTTCAGGCGGTATGATCCCCAAGCTGGAAACCTGCGTCGCCGCTGTGGAGGCAGGCTGCGAAGCGGCGGTGGTGCTGGATGGCCGCGTGCCGCATGCGATGCTGCTGGAATTCTTCACCGAACGCGGTGCGGGCACGTTGATCCGCGCCTGA
- a CDS encoding thermonuclease family protein: MRWILLVILFLAALPVIPAAHALTDAMTGVVSGERFAKCTGSPRFTCVVDGDTLWLRGTKIRISDINTPEISRPGCAHEARLGALATQRIIGLLNAGAFTLEREGRDEDRYGRKLRAVKRGGRSLGEVLVAEGLAERWTGRRRDWC; the protein is encoded by the coding sequence ATGCGCTGGATATTGTTGGTCATCCTGTTTCTTGCAGCCCTGCCGGTCATACCGGCGGCGCATGCACTGACCGATGCGATGACCGGGGTGGTGAGCGGCGAACGCTTTGCCAAATGTACCGGATCGCCGCGGTTCACCTGCGTGGTCGATGGCGATACGCTGTGGCTGCGCGGCACCAAGATCCGCATCTCCGATATCAACACGCCCGAGATCTCCCGCCCCGGCTGCGCGCATGAGGCAAGGCTGGGCGCACTCGCCACGCAGCGTATTATCGGTTTGCTCAATGCCGGGGCTTTCACCTTGGAACGCGAAGGCCGCGACGAGGATCGCTATGGCCGTAAATTGCGCGCCGTAAAGCGCGGTGGCCGCAGCCTGGGCGAGGTGCTGGTGGCCGAAGGTCTGGCGGAACGCTGGACCGGCCGCCGCCGCGATTGGTGCTGA
- a CDS encoding PRC-barrel domain-containing protein has product MQHDERFEQLDKASDWKLVDDDQDIRGRPLMSPEGEHYGKIDEMLVDKDKEEVVAIALEDGRMCGVEYLEIRDDKVFYRDPEPDYVPVYTRVTRPV; this is encoded by the coding sequence ATGCAACATGACGAACGATTCGAACAACTGGACAAGGCGAGCGACTGGAAGCTGGTCGATGACGATCAGGACATTCGCGGCCGCCCGCTGATGAGCCCCGAAGGCGAGCATTACGGCAAGATCGACGAGATGCTGGTGGACAAGGACAAGGAAGAAGTTGTCGCCATCGCCTTGGAAGATGGCCGGATGTGCGGCGTGGAATACCTCGAAATCCGCGACGACAAGGTGTTCTACCGCGATCCGGAACCCGATTACGTGCCGGTCTATACCAGGGTCACGCGCCCCGTGTGA